The Triticum urartu cultivar G1812 chromosome 5, Tu2.1, whole genome shotgun sequence genome contains the following window.
CcaccctcgttgatgacgatgccggcgctgcgagtgcgtcggctgagcggcgtctccgccgcgggctcggccttgacgccaaGCAGGGCCGGAGTACCGGAGGAGTGCGAGGAAGATcacgaggagggagaagaggaggaggacccgaacctccttggcgcccatggcccGACGCGTCGGTGGTGCGCCGGGGCGGCCACCCTCACCGGGTACGCCAACGGCGGTTCGTTGCCGCACTCGAGGTTCGTcagcacgccctcgagtgtgcggccggggacgccccaccacaggtggcgcccctcgctgttcttCTGGCCGCCGACCACCGACGCGCCATTGGTGGATGCCAACcgctgctgctggcggcgctcgaagtacgccgcccaagccgcgtggttgtcggcggcatactgggggagggagagctgggcgtcggtgagggaggcgcgTACGACCTCGACCTCCTCGGCGAAGTATTTGGGCTTGgccacggcgtcgggcaacgggggaatgggcactcccccgtCGCCGAGTctccaccccgtcggcccggcgcgcatgtccggcggcgccaggatgttcgcctggaataggagccaggactcctgttcgCGTAGCaaacggcggccgaagccgttggccaccgcctcgtctccggggaaacgctctgccatggcgacgggctcgggagaggtagagagggagagggaggggttgggcggcggcgctcgggagaggtagagggaggggctgggcggctgcgaggggcggggctggtgtgggcacaTGCGAGTGAGGCCACCGGCTATATAGCCGCGCCGcgcccgtgtgtacgcgtgcgagggaggggaggcgtcggtgcgccgtcccgtgacgcgccgcccatgaggaatcaatggcaaggctgaccggcggcaaccttgccattgattccccgcgggaaccgaggccgttgggggaagacgaggcgccgtgtcactgacgcggctggcccgcggctttttcgcgccaaaacagctcgctccggcgcccccgggcgcccccagcgcgccgggttcggcctaggtccgccggcgctgttttcggcccaggccggcgaaaatcgggctcctgggggcgcgactgggccgttttttcggcgccggcacgaaaaaatcgcctggggaggccttcctgagggcgcggctggagatgctctaaggaacaagaacacgggtttgagcaataagtgatttttttctggaggaagaagaagggaatGTGCGGCTGGGGTAAGTGAGTGGGTCCCTGTGGGACCCACAAGCCCACATGGAGCGCCCTAGGGGGTGGCGCACCCTATGAGCTTGTGGCTCATAGGTGCATCCCCCGGAGTGTGTTCAAAATTGTTAAATATTCTATAGAAATCATACATATTTTCCTCGGCATAGAAGAccagttcgggggctactaacgGTGTCCTGGATAAGGGAGTACTAACCCACCCGGCCCATTCTCTTCGGGTTGGGTCAACAAGCCTTAATTCGTGATCAGATGGACTCCGAAAGCTATATGCAGGAGGCGTGATCAAGTCTGCCTCCCCCGAAGACTTGACCTATACTCCAAGATCTCTGATGCCACCTAGCTCCTAGTTACCGACCATGTAACCCTACGTACCCTCCCTGGCGTGTATATAAGTCATAGGGTTTAGCCCGTAGAGGGGACATCAACACAAAATCATTCACCTAGCCCTAGAGTTAGACCACACATTACTATCTCAAGGTAGATTAATTTTGTACTCGATACAtctccatcaatataaacaagaacAGGGCGTAGGGGATTTACATCCATCAAGAgggccagaacctgggtaaacaccgtcTCCTTCGTTCCTGTTACCCTCGATCCGAgatccacagctcgggaccccctaccccgaggtctaccggttttgacaccggcataAATGCTTCGTAATTGAGAGGTGTGATCTCCTTAGGTTTCTGCTAAGGGCATCTTTACCTTCTGTTTTTCGTAGTGAATGCTTCTTAAATGAGAGGTGTGATGTCCTTAGGTTTCTGTTCATGGACCCAAGGTCCCTCCCAAAATGGGGTCTTTGAGCCATTGCCAATGGTGATCGTGGTGGGGACATAGAAGAGATCATGGTGCTTCTCGTCACAAGGATTTCTCATACCAACCCATAACTTGTATGGTTCGTTCCATTCATATACCACGACCATATTAACCTTAAAACTCTGGCAAATTTTATGGCGTTGAGCACGCAAAGATACCTTACTCATAGGCCGATACTGGTAGTCTTGTCTGGTCCGTACCAAGGATAGTCCCTCTCAGTCTTGTTTGTGTTGCATATAGTTCTCTGGGGAACGATGAGAGGAGCAATGGCCGTGATGTTGTTGCCCTCCCATGGGGTAAACTTGTCTTAAAGGAATTGAAAGTCCAATCTCTTGAATGTCTTGTTTGTTGTACGAACTAATTTTTTCCATAGTTCCTTTGTATGACCCGAAATCGTTGAGTTGGTGATGTCAAATTGAATTACTCTAGTTAATTTTGTTTAATTTCTAATTGTTGATTTTCTTTTGAGGTAGTGTTATCTGCCGTTATTTATAGCCGCTTAGTTTTAGCCCTGGGCTTTGATGAATTCTGGCTTTACCTCTGTTGCCCCCGGCAAACCATTGTTCAACATTGTGTATATAATCCATAAAGAGAGGACCCTGATTTTGACGCCAAAAAACCCCCTAAAGGCGCGTCACTCATGCATGTGTAAGTGAGCTGTTCTAAGGAATTGAGTAGGCATTTTCGTGGTGAGATAAACATGGCACTATATAGAAACACAGAGACAGACATTTGTCCATCAACATGACAGTgcaaaactatgcaatgcaaCCCCACCATTCATCATTCCAATGAGCCTCAGCCCAGTCCAGCCCCCACTCTACCTACATTCCTCAGATAATAATAATATCCAGATGCTCCAACCAGACAACAAAAATGTAGTACTAGCAGTAGTACAAGGTAGTATAAATTACAAATCAAGACAAAGCTAACCCTCTGAAGTCTGAACGGAGACAAAGGCACAGAAAGAACCAAAGCGCCGCTAAGCCCTAGCGCTGGCTGCTCCTGGATCAGCCCCCTCCCACGCTCTTTATAAACCGCCCCAACCCCAGTGCCACTGCCCCACCCCACCCCATGATCTGATCCACAAAGCTCCTGGAAGCCACCACGCCACCTTTGCTCGCTCGCCCTTCCTCTGCTCCAAGAAGCCTTTTCTTTGAGCTCGAGTGTTCGCTTGCTTGCCCTCCACCGCCATGATCCAAGAACTCCTCGGAGGCACGGCCATGGAGCAGCAGCAGCTCAAGTGCGCCGGCAACGCCGCGAACCACCACGGCTCGCTCCCCATGGTGCTGCAGCCCATCTCCTCCAACCCGTCCCCCAcgtcctcctccacctcctcgcgCTCCTCCACGCAGCGGTCGCCCTCGGCCGCGTCGTCGCCGCAGGGGCAGGGGCAGGCGCAGCAGGGGCCGCCGGGGCCGGAGCAGGCGCCGCTGCGTTGCCCCCGGTGCAACTCCTCCAACACCAAGTTCTGCTACTACAACAACTACAACCTCACCCAGCCGCGCCACTTCTGCAAGACGTGCCGCCGCTACTGGACCAAGGGCGGCGCGCTCCGCAACGTCCCCATCGGCGGCGGCTGCCGCAAGCCGCGCCCCATGCCGGCGCCCGTCGCCAAGGCGCAGCCCTCCTCCTGCAAGTCCGTGCTCGGCATGGGCGTCGGCGCCGCGCCGTCCCTCGGCCTCGGCATGGGCGTGGGCGGCGGCATGTCCTGGGCCTCCGCGCCGCAGACCGCCACCGCGCAGCTCATGGCGCTGCTCAACAGCGCCAGGGCCGGCTACGCCGGCAGCAACATGCACCGGCTTCTCGGCCTTGACACCATGGGGCAGCTCCAGGTCCTGCCGGGGTCGGCCAACGGCGGGCAGGGCATGTCGCCGTCGCTGTGGCCGCAGGCGACGCACCGGCCGACCATGCCTCCGCCACCAATGCACCTCGACTCGCACCTCGGCATGGGCTCGCTGGGGCTGGGCCAGGGCCAGGGCCACCACAACCTGCTGTCAGGGCTGGAGCTCAAGCCGCCCTCATCTTCACCGTCACCATCTTCACTCGCGGCGAGCTACTACAGCGACCAGCTGAACGCGGTGGTGAGCAACGGCGGCGCGGGCCGCCCGCACCCGTACGACACCCCGGCGTCGTCCTACCCTTGCAGCACGGCGATGTGCTCGCTCCCGCCGTCCGCGTCGACCGTCTCGGCGGCGCAGAGCAGCCACACCGTGGGAATGGACCAGCAGCCACCCACCATGTCGCTGGGCACGCAGGAGATGCAGTACTGGAGCGGCGGGCCGGCGTCAATGATGGCATGGCCGGACTTGCCCACTCTCAACGGCGCCTTCCCATGATCGGCCTCGACAacgccggccggccggccggctgtTACATGCATGATGACAGCAATAGCGTAGCTCAGCTCAGTCTAGCGTCGTGTGGTTTCCTTCTCAATTATTACTTGTGTTTTCCTTTTGTTAATCAATCAGTGGGGGGTGACGTGACGAGTAACTTCGGTTTACTGTCTGCTTAGCTAGGTTTATCAGTATTAAGAGAGTAGTAACTGGTGGTGCTGGTATAGTGGTATAGTCTTCAAGTCAGGAGGGTCACTGGCAAATTATGGTGGGGTGTAGTTCAAGAAGATGTCGATCGATTTCGTTTCAAAATGTCGATGAATGTGTGTTTGTGTAAGGTTACATTTGCATTTGCTGCAAGCTGGTCTAGTACTTATTTGTCTGCAAACTACCTACTTCACTTTGGTCCCAAAAACAAAAATGCAAACGTACACAGGTTTGGGTGTCGCAACTCGCAAGCAAGTACTCCTGCAAAAGGATCAGCTCTTCTGTTTGCTTTCTGGCATGTACCGGACCGCCCCTGATCCGGGTTTTGGACCATGCATGGCATGGCATTGATGCTTCGCTGATTCTCGTTTCTGTAAATCAGACAGCATGTACTCCAATCGGCGCTGAGATGACTGTTTGTGTATGGGAAACATTGAAGAGTAGACTGTTGCTGTAAATTATGGGGTATTCATGTCTGTCCTAATATTTGGACTAGCACTATGGTTTTGGTTGAAAAAATGCTCATGCCAAGCTGGGCACCAGTGTTCTGAAACAATCGAGCAGGCAGAGATTTGTACGTTGGTGCTATCTGTTATCGGAGATACCGGCATAGATTCACCTGCACGCCCTACTGTTCAGATATAACTTCAGACTAACAATAATAATCTCTGACCAATATTGATCTCTGACAATATATACTTCTATCTAGGAGTATATATGGCTAACAAATCACAGTATCGGTCTCCATGTCATGTTAAGACGGAGTGGTTGCTACTGCAAGCTTCTCCGGCCACCTTATGATCTTGACATGATCCAGAGATACCCATCATTCGCTAACAAATTTGGGCAAACCATGCACCACATGAAGCTGGCATCTTTATCCCAAAAAGATAATGCATGATTGGGCGATGATGGAGAGTGTACATACTGTACACGCTAGTTAAACGGGACCATATATATATGACGTACGTATGCATACATGGACGGTTCAAAGTTTGTGTGTGAGGCCGGCATCCGGCAGGGAGCACGTCAGGCGGGCCTGCTGCACAAACTTTTTTGTTTGAATGATTCCCGTTCGTTCAACCCTGCTGCGTGTCTCCTCCTCGCCTTTATCGAGCTCTCCCTTACAGGAGAAGATAGACTGCGCAGTCGCAGGCCGGAGCGGAGCACGCAGGCAcatgagatgagatgagatgagacGAGACGAGACGAGGAGCCTCCCATATGGGACACGAGACTACGCCGGTGCAGTCAAGCGtgcagagagagagggagagagaggccatGCATGGCGATGGCACGCCAAAGCCAGAGCAGGCCGATACGTACATTCACCAGATCGATCAGCGCTGTAgagagaaggagagagagaggaggaggaggggggagggagcATGCATGCAGCCTTCGGAAGGTGCGCGCACAATACGGCGTGGCCTGGCGACGGCAGGTGGATTCGATTCTCCGGTCACGGCGCCCAACCAACCAGTGTTGAGCGAGCTCCCGTCCTGCCACCACTGGCTCCTCTACTGCGCGGTGCAGCCTTATGTTTGCTTGGGGTTGGGTtggtggagagagagagaggagggagacGGGCTAAGGCTTGCTCGTAGCTCCCTTTTGTTTTTTGTCGCTGCCTCCCGCgcaacatgcatgcatgcatgcatcgatcCGTCCATCCGTCCATCGCCTGGCCTGGCCGAGCACCACCAACAGTGTGCTGCACCATTCGACACGGCACACACGCAGGCTAGCAAGAGAGAGAACGGAGAGAGTAGCTAGCTAGGGTGCAGCGGCAGAGGTGCTAGTGCTAGGGGTAGCTAGCTAGGGAAGGAGGGAGAGATGCATGGCAAGGTGGTGGTGTGGTGCGTGTCCTCTCCTCGGAACACGCGTGCAAATATTCCGTCTCGATCGCCTGCATCGAGGAGCACGCTGCTTTCTTTCCTTCTACTGTGCCAGAATAGAAACCCCATAGTCTTTATCCTGTCTCGCCTCACCTCTCCAGGGGAAGGGTgggtttgtttgtttgtttttttgtttgtttgtttctgCTCCGATCCTCGCGCGCTGGATCACCAGTTTGCTGTCGGTCATGGCTCAGTGGGTGGAAGAATCGGTAaagtagctagtactagctagctaCCGCCGCCGTGAATAACGACGCGATTAGTACCAAGAATCAAGACGCGATCGATGCGGTATTATTTTTATTACTAAGCGCATCTTGAAGGCGGATCCATAAACCTCCCACAACTGTCCGGATCATGGAAATCATCCAACGTCTACCTGTATTGGTCCACGGGATGGTCtgaacatgatttctcccgtaaATTGGAGACAAAAGTGTATAAGGTTTGCAGGTGTCCGGACACCTGAAATGTAGGACTCCAACATCCCCGGCACAGCAAAACCCCCTTCCCGGTACCATTTCCTTCCACTCCGCCCCTTCTTCCTCTTACTTTACATTCGCACCCTCCACCTCTGCCGCCGTTGTTGTTCATCTCTGGCCGCCACAGGGGCATTGCCGGACATCTGCAACCAGCATCGACACGCCCGCTTGCCATCCCGACGAAGCTTTCCGCCCTAGAGTCATTTGTACCCAGGTACACTCTGTCCCCCTGTCGACGACCTTCATGGTGGACACCACGCCCGGCTGGTGTTCGGTCAAAGGTTAATGAACTTATTTTCAGATGCTATGTCATTTTTTAGAGTACGGAGGATGGTGAGCTACTCGACGATGGAGGATGAGTTGTGGTGCCATGCGTGGCTGGCTATATCCGCGGATTTCATAGGCAAGACCATATGGCCGCCATTTTGGGAGCAAGTGCATGAAAAGTTTCACGCAGGAAAGCACATTCCACCCTACGACATATACATCATTCAACGACGAAACGGGAAGTCGTTGTCGTATCGCCGGCACGCTATTCAGATCAACATCATCAAGTTTTGGAACTTGgttactccgaatttttagaacgccttctaggtaaaggaagatcatattcagtttcatcaagattcatattgcaaaacaaagatttaataggtgacacatcaataacttttagatcttcatcttaattttcataggaattggaagaacatgctttaataaaggcatctttggaagcacgaatactagcggttctttccttgcactcatcaatggaaattctcatggctttgagagactcattgatatcatgcttaggaggaatagatctaaactttaaagaatcaatctcgagagaaattctatcaacgttcctagccaaatcatcaactttaagcaatttctcttcaagcaaagcattaaaattcttttgcgaattcataaactctttaacactattcttaAATTCAGatggcatcttattataatttcattaagggttgttgtaggaattcccataattattagaaggattactaggatatggcctaggattaaaattctctctataagcgttgttaccaaaattattcctaccaacaaaattcacatccatagattcattgttattctcaatcaaagtagacaaagacatatcattaggatcagaagaaacactcttagtagcaaataatttcataa
Protein-coding sequences here:
- the LOC125506009 gene encoding dof zinc finger protein DOF5.3-like; amino-acid sequence: MIQELLGGTAMEQQQLKCAGNAANHHGSLPMVLQPISSNPSPTSSSTSSRSSTQRSPSAASSPQGQGQAQQGPPGPEQAPLRCPRCNSSNTKFCYYNNYNLTQPRHFCKTCRRYWTKGGALRNVPIGGGCRKPRPMPAPVAKAQPSSCKSVLGMGVGAAPSLGLGMGVGGGMSWASAPQTATAQLMALLNSARAGYAGSNMHRLLGLDTMGQLQVLPGSANGGQGMSPSLWPQATHRPTMPPPPMHLDSHLGMGSLGLGQGQGHHNLLSGLELKPPSSSPSPSSLAASYYSDQLNAVVSNGGAGRPHPYDTPASSYPCSTAMCSLPPSASTVSAAQSSHTVGMDQQPPTMSLGTQEMQYWSGGPASMMAWPDLPTLNGAFP